The Panacibacter microcysteis DNA window TTAACTCTGCACCAATGCTGTACTCGGCAATATCAGCACCACGTCCGCGGCTTGCGCCACCCTGGTAACCAAAGCCGCGCAGGTAATCACGTTTATCACCAAAGAAGTTGCGGTAGCGTGGAATATAAACACCATTTGCACGGCGGCCATAATAGTATTTATCATCATAACCTTCAATGAGGCCACCAGCGTATACATTCAGGTGGTGATCCATTACATTGTGGCCAAGTTCGCCGCTGCTGCTGCCCAAACCATCGGGCCATACATCTGTAGCAGAGTTCATCAGCACCCAAGCACTGTTTAGTGCAGATGCATTCAGGAAAACAATTTTTGCTTTGTATTCGTATGTCTTGTTCGTTTCTGCATCAAGTATCTCAACACCTGTTGCGCGTTTTGTGTCTTTATCGTACAGGATCTTGGTTACGATGGCCCACGGACGGAGTGTAAGATTACCCGTTTTCATAGCAGCAGGCAATGTTGCAGACTGTGTGCTGAAGTAGCCACCGAAAGGACAGCCATACCAGCACTTATCGCGGAACTGGCAATTGTTTCTGCCGAGATCTTTCTGGTGCTGCTGCAGGTTGGTGATGTGTGCAGTGCGGCCCATGATCATTTTGCGGTTGCCGCTGTACAAACCTTTGATGCGGCCGGCGAGGTCTTTTTCTACGCAGTTCATTTCCATGGGTGGCATAAACTTACCACGTGGTAATTCAGGCAGGTCTTCATCGCCACCGCTGATACCTGCGAAAGTTTCTACGTAATCGTACCAGGGAGCTATATCTTTATAGCGTACCGGCCAGTCTATAGCAACACCCTGTTTGGCATTTTCTTCAAAATACAGGTCGCTCCAGCGATAGCTTTGGCGGCCCCACATGAGTGAGCGGCCACCTACATGATAACCGCGAAACCAGTCGAAGCGTTTTACCTCGGTGTAAGGAGAATCAATATCACTGGCCCACCAGTCGAGGTTTCTTTCATTCAGGGGATAATCTCTTTTTAAAACGGGGTAATCTTTGATCATTTGCTGCGTGCGGTCTCCGCGATGCGGGTAGTTCCATTCTTCTTTGCTGGCTTCGGTGTAGTCGGTGATATGCTTAATATCCTTTCCACGTTCCAGCATAATTGTTTTCAGACCTTTTTCGCAAAGTTCTTTAGCGGCCCAACCGCCACTGATGCCTGATCCGATGACGATGGCATCATACACATTTTCAGCCATGAGTTTTAAATTTTTATGTTACGAGCAGAAGATTTTTTATAGCGTTATTACCTGTTGTGTCTTACTGCACACTGTCGCTTTAACGTGTACGTGGTAAACGGGTGGCAACACAACAATGATTTAACAGGCAAGTGTAATGCTGTATGTTCATTGCATGCTGCGCAATGTTGAATTGTAATCTACAGTACAAGAGTGCGACGCAACAGGTGTTCAATACTTATTCAGCAGCCGGGTTCACCAATAAATCTCTTACATGTTTCAGCAATCTTTTGAAAA harbors:
- a CDS encoding GMC oxidoreductase, with translation MAENVYDAIVIGSGISGGWAAKELCEKGLKTIMLERGKDIKHITDYTEASKEEWNYPHRGDRTQQMIKDYPVLKRDYPLNERNLDWWASDIDSPYTEVKRFDWFRGYHVGGRSLMWGRQSYRWSDLYFEENAKQGVAIDWPVRYKDIAPWYDYVETFAGISGGDEDLPELPRGKFMPPMEMNCVEKDLAGRIKGLYSGNRKMIMGRTAHITNLQQHQKDLGRNNCQFRDKCWYGCPFGGYFSTQSATLPAAMKTGNLTLRPWAIVTKILYDKDTKRATGVEILDAETNKTYEYKAKIVFLNASALNSAWVLMNSATDVWPDGLGSSSGELGHNVMDHHLNVYAGGLIEGYDDKYYYGRRANGVYIPRYRNFFGDKRDYLRGFGYQGGASRGRGADIAEYSIGAELKEAMTEPGVWSFGMGGFGETLPYHENKVTLDKSRKDKWGLNVLSFDCELKDNELKMRKDMLEDAKEMLTALGVKNVQGGDSNPYLGRGIHEMGTARMGHDPKTSVLNKWNQVWDAPNVFVTDGSFMTSAACQNPSLTYMAFTARAADYAVQELKKGNI